The Epinephelus lanceolatus isolate andai-2023 chromosome 11, ASM4190304v1, whole genome shotgun sequence genome window below encodes:
- the ruvbl2 gene encoding ruvB-like 2, producing the protein MASTKVPEVRDITRIERIGAHSHIRGLGLDDALEPRQVSQGMVGQLASRRAAGVILEMIKDGHIAGRAVLIAGQPGTGKTAIAMGIAQSLGPDTPFTALAGSEIFSLEMSKTEALSQAFRKAIGVRIKEETEIIEGEVVEIQIDRPATGTGAKVGKLTLKTTEMETIYDLGNKMIDSLSKEKVQAGDVITIDKATGKISKLGRSFTRARDYDAMGAQTQFVQCPEGELQKRKEVVHTVSLHEIDVINSRTQGFLALFSGDTGEIKSEVREQINAKVCEWREEGKAEIIPGVLFIDEVHMLDMECFSFLNRALESDLSPVLIMATNRGITRIRGTNYQSPHGIPIDLLDRLLIIATSPYTEKETRQILKIRCEEEDVELSEEAHTVLTRIGMETSLRYAIQLISTAGLVCRKRKGTEVQVEDIKRVYSLFLDEARSSQYMKEYQDSFLFNETQSSSMDTS; encoded by the exons ATGGCGTCTACAAAGGTTCCAGAGGTTCGTGACATCACACGGATTGAGAGAATTG GAGCGCACTCTCACATTCGTGGTCTCGGTTTGGATGATGCTTTGGAGCCAAGACAG GTGTCTCAGGGGATGGTCGGCCAGCTGGCCTCCCGTCGGGCAGCGGGGGTCATCCTGGAGATGATCAAAGACGGTCACATTGCTGGCAGAGCAGTACTGATCGCTGGCCAACCTGGCACAGGAAAGACCGCCATCGCTATGG GCATCGCCCAGTCTCTTGGCCCTGATACACCCTTCACAGCGCTGGCCGGTAGTGAGATCTTTTCTCTGGAGATGAGCAAAACTGAGGCACTCAGCCAAGCTTTTAGAAAAGCCATCGGAGTGAGGATCAA agaagagacagagattattgaaggagaggtggtggagatCCAGATTGATAGACCGGCCACTGGAACG GGTGCCAAGGTGGGCAAGCTGACTCTAAAGACTACTGAGATGGAGACAATATACGACTTAGGCAACAAGATGATCGACAGTCTGAGTAAAGAGAAGGTTCAAGCAGG AGATGTTATTACCATCGACAAAGCCACCGGAAAGATCAGCAAGCTGGGCCGCTCCTTCACCAGAGCCAGAGACTATGATGCCATGGGAGCTCAG aCACAGTTTGTACAGTGCCCAGAGGGAGAGCTACAGAAAAGGAAAGAGGTGGTGCACACAGTGTCCCTCCATGAGATCGATGTCATCAACAGCCGCACACAAGGATTCCTGGCTCTCTTCTCCGGAGACACCGGAGAGATAAAGTCTGAAGTCCGTGAGCAGATTAATGCCAAAGTGTGTGAGTGGAGGGAAGAGGGCAAGGCAGAAATCATTCCTGGG GTGTTATTTATTGACGAGGTCCATATGCTGGACATGGAGTGCTTTTCTTTCCTGAACCGTGCCCTGGAGAGTGACCTGTCCCCAGTTCTCATTATGGCCACCAACAGAGGCATCACTCG TATCCGCGGCACAAACTATCAGAGCCCTCATGGCATCCCCATCGACCTGCTGGATCGCTTGCTCATCATCGCCACCTCTCCTTACACCGAAAAAGAGACGAGGCAGATCCTCAAGATCCG gtgtgaggaggaggacgtGGAGCTGAGCGAGGAGGCTCACACTGTCCTGACTCGCATTGGCATGGAGACGTCGCTGCGTTACGCCATCCAGCTGATCAGTACCGCTGGACTGGTGTGTCGCAAACGCAAG GGGACAGAAGTCCAGGTGGAGGACATCAAAAGGGTTTACTCTCTGTTCCTGGATGAGGCCAGATCCTCTCAGTACATGAAGGAGTATCAGGATTCCTTCCTCTTTAATGAAACAC AATCGTCTTCAATGGATACCTCTTAA